The Rhodothermales bacterium genome includes a region encoding these proteins:
- a CDS encoding glycosyltransferase family 4 protein — protein sequence MQKTPYDVVFALTGEVKRNSRALKQLRLLERLGCRVIVVDLDDPAGSGTGVAGADLLSLGRPAGSGPRFFWEVHRRFARALRSLDARIYHASDLYVLPAVGRAARRRGKGFVYDARELYAFVASTAGRPWVTTFWHLYEGLFIRKADAVFTVSDSIAERLAMMYGIEKPPALYNVPEWQEVPRTDRLREALGLPEGRPIILHQGHLQRSRGGEKLVEAMRRVRGADLVFLGGGALRPAIERQAQGAGIERIHFLDAVPPAELLAFTASADIGVTLLEDSCLNHRFALPNKLFEYLMAGLPVVGSDLPEIRRVVAENEVGELVDASDPASIAAGLQRLVDDPERRSRCAARARPACETFRWEKASERYTATYQRLLALYPS from the coding sequence GTGCAAAAGACCCCATACGATGTTGTTTTTGCCCTCACGGGCGAAGTGAAGCGTAACTCGCGGGCCTTGAAGCAACTTCGGCTTCTGGAGCGGCTCGGCTGCAGGGTGATCGTCGTGGATCTGGACGATCCGGCCGGCTCGGGCACCGGCGTGGCCGGTGCGGATCTCCTCTCGCTCGGCCGGCCCGCGGGCAGCGGCCCGCGTTTTTTCTGGGAGGTTCACCGGCGTTTCGCCCGCGCGCTCCGGTCGCTCGATGCCCGGATCTATCACGCGAGCGACCTCTACGTCCTGCCGGCCGTGGGGCGGGCGGCCCGGCGGAGGGGCAAGGGGTTCGTCTACGATGCGCGCGAGCTGTATGCCTTCGTCGCCTCGACGGCGGGGCGGCCGTGGGTGACGACGTTCTGGCATCTGTACGAGGGCTTGTTCATCCGCAAGGCGGACGCCGTCTTCACCGTGAGCGACAGCATCGCGGAGCGTCTGGCCATGATGTACGGCATCGAGAAGCCGCCCGCCCTGTACAATGTACCCGAATGGCAGGAGGTGCCCCGAACCGACCGTCTGCGGGAGGCACTGGGATTGCCGGAGGGCCGGCCGATCATCCTTCACCAGGGCCATCTGCAGCGGAGCCGCGGCGGCGAGAAGCTGGTGGAGGCCATGCGCCGGGTGCGTGGAGCGGACCTGGTATTCCTCGGCGGCGGGGCGTTGCGGCCGGCCATCGAACGGCAGGCGCAGGGCGCGGGCATCGAGCGGATTCATTTTCTGGATGCCGTCCCCCCGGCCGAACTGCTCGCATTTACGGCTTCGGCGGACATCGGGGTGACGCTGCTCGAGGACTCGTGCCTCAACCACCGGTTCGCGCTGCCGAACAAACTGTTCGAATACCTGATGGCCGGCCTGCCGGTCGTGGGGTCCGATTTGCCCGAGATACGCCGCGTGGTCGCCGAAAACGAGGTGGGCGAACTCGTCGATGCGAGCGATCCCGCGTCCATCGCCGCCGGCCTCCAGCGGCTGGTCGACGATCCGGAGAGGCGGTCGCGCTGCGCTGCGCGGGCGAGGCCGGCGTGTGAAACTTTTCGTTGGGAGAAGGCATCTGAACGCTACACTGCCACGTACCAGCGCCTGCTCGCGCTTTACCCGTCATGA
- a CDS encoding nitrilase-related carbon-nitrogen hydrolase: MKIALVQYQPTSNLEASVTRGLEALETAARAGARLVAYPELAFTPFYPQHRATPDSIDLAEPIPGPTTRAFQEAAARLGVVVVLNLYERHGGNAFDTSPVIDADGTLLGRTRMMHITEYEGFHEQGYYTPGDTGIPVYETAAGRIGVAICYDRHYPEYLRALALAGADLVVVPQAGTVGEWPDGLYEAELRVASFQNGFYMALANRVGREDVLHFGGESFVTDPFGQLVVQGPADREAIVYAEIDLARCEEAPARKLFFRHRRADQYGMLADGAPLPAAG, from the coding sequence ATGAAAATAGCGCTCGTCCAGTACCAGCCGACGTCGAATCTCGAGGCATCCGTAACCCGAGGCCTCGAGGCGCTCGAAACCGCCGCCCGGGCCGGCGCCCGCCTCGTGGCCTACCCCGAACTGGCCTTCACCCCCTTTTATCCGCAGCATCGCGCCACACCGGACTCCATCGACCTGGCCGAGCCGATCCCGGGACCCACCACCCGCGCGTTCCAGGAAGCCGCGGCGCGCCTCGGGGTCGTCGTCGTCCTCAATCTGTACGAACGCCATGGAGGCAACGCGTTCGATACGTCGCCCGTCATCGACGCCGACGGCACGCTTTTGGGCCGGACGCGCATGATGCACATCACCGAGTATGAAGGCTTTCACGAGCAGGGGTATTACACGCCCGGCGACACTGGCATCCCGGTGTACGAGACGGCGGCGGGGCGCATCGGCGTGGCCATTTGCTACGACCGCCACTACCCCGAATACCTGCGCGCGCTCGCCCTCGCCGGCGCCGACCTGGTCGTCGTGCCGCAGGCGGGCACGGTTGGGGAATGGCCCGACGGGCTGTATGAGGCGGAACTGCGGGTCGCCTCGTTCCAGAACGGCTTTTACATGGCGCTGGCGAACCGGGTGGGGCGAGAGGACGTCCTCCACTTCGGCGGGGAATCCTTCGTGACCGACCCGTTTGGTCAGCTGGTCGTCCAGGGGCCGGCTGATCGCGAGGCAATCGTCTACGCGGAGATCGATCTGGCCCGATGTGAGGAGGCGCCGGCGCGGAAGCTGTTCTTCAGGCACCGCAGAGCCGACCAGTACGGCATGCTGGCCGATGGCGCGCCGCTGCCGGCGGCGGGATAA
- a CDS encoding RNA polymerase sigma factor has translation MPPSKTFDTNLVEHARKGDQKALQQILRDLEPVLRGFFVKRIGQKTEIDDLVQNTLLRVHHGLKDLKEAGSLKAFAMKAALFELQDLYRGRYHTRENLFDPEETPHDVDAPAPDGSSIDIERALASLSPKARRIIELKEYGYRYEEIARIVDTTEAAIKMQVKRALEKMRDALMALAGLWLWVARDV, from the coding sequence ATGCCACCATCGAAGACGTTCGATACCAACCTCGTTGAGCACGCGCGAAAGGGCGATCAGAAGGCGCTACAGCAGATTCTGAGAGACCTGGAACCCGTGTTACGCGGCTTCTTCGTCAAGCGCATCGGCCAGAAGACGGAAATCGACGACCTCGTGCAGAATACGCTCCTGCGCGTCCATCACGGGCTCAAGGACCTCAAGGAGGCCGGCAGCCTGAAGGCCTTCGCCATGAAGGCCGCGCTGTTCGAACTCCAGGATCTGTACCGCGGGCGGTACCATACCCGCGAAAACCTGTTCGATCCGGAAGAGACGCCGCACGACGTGGACGCGCCGGCGCCCGACGGGTCGAGCATCGACATCGAACGCGCCCTGGCCAGCCTCTCCCCCAAGGCCCGGCGCATCATCGAACTCAAGGAATACGGCTACCGCTACGAAGAAATCGCCCGGATCGTGGATACGACGGAAGCCGCCATCAAAATGCAGGTGAAACGCGCGCTCGAGAAAATGCGCGACGCCCTGATGGCGCTCGCCGGGTTGTGGCTCTGGGTGGCGCGGGACGTCTGA
- the glgP gene encoding alpha-glucan family phosphorylase gives MTTREKLSAIAANLWWSWNPEAQELFESLNPAIYLASNRNPVAVLRSLDDASLSAPVVAAQVDRVYADFQAYMTGTPRYGDAPRVSYFCMEYGLHESLPLYAGGLGILAGDHAKSASDLGIPFVAIGLFLRNGYFRQYFDHSGWQQEEYPVMDPAEHPVTLVTDEHGDPITVTVHLGTLPLEIQAWRVDVGRTTMYLLDADFHRNPHEYRGLTGRLYQNGRAVRIQQEIVLGIGGIRLLRALGIETDVYHMNEGHCAFLTFELLRERLSSGNILSDNSFSEAEAWVRDQCVFTTHTPVMAGHDRFDPSIFIEQMEGFRQQLGFSEHDLLSYGRVHPNDVHEQFTMTVLALKLARTSNGVSALHGEVARRQWAHMYPSLPVSQVPIGHVTNGVHLPTWTEPRAQAFLTKHLGDWRPHAADPTFWKRIAEISDEDLWALRTQLRHALIDEVHSQLKTHSYPFNSRLDPEALTIGFARRFAPYKRAGLLFHDIESAIALFAREDRPIQILYAGKAHPANDEGKQIIQQLFEVAKHPAISGKVIVLQDYSMATGRLLVSGCDVWLNNPRRPYEASGTSGQKVTVHGGLNLSILDGWWPEGYNGQNGWAIGNEASADPKDHAVQDREDVRFLHEVLANEVIPMFYNRDANGLPRQWIERMRQAMITLPAAFSAQRMLIDYIEQIYRMPSAARA, from the coding sequence ATGACGACACGAGAAAAGCTCAGCGCAATAGCCGCTAACCTCTGGTGGAGCTGGAATCCCGAAGCCCAGGAATTGTTCGAGTCACTGAACCCGGCGATTTACCTGGCCTCCAACCGCAATCCGGTAGCCGTCCTCCGGTCGCTGGATGACGCGTCGCTGAGCGCACCGGTCGTGGCGGCGCAGGTGGATCGCGTTTATGCCGATTTCCAGGCCTACATGACGGGCACGCCGCGTTACGGCGATGCGCCGCGCGTTTCCTATTTCTGCATGGAGTACGGCCTGCACGAAAGCCTTCCGCTGTATGCCGGCGGCCTGGGCATTCTGGCCGGCGACCATGCGAAGTCGGCGTCCGACCTCGGCATTCCGTTCGTCGCGATCGGCCTTTTTCTGCGAAATGGCTATTTCCGCCAGTACTTCGACCATTCGGGGTGGCAGCAGGAAGAATATCCGGTGATGGATCCCGCCGAGCACCCGGTGACGCTCGTCACGGACGAGCACGGCGATCCGATCACGGTCACCGTCCATCTCGGCACGCTTCCCCTCGAAATCCAGGCGTGGCGCGTCGATGTGGGGCGGACGACGATGTACCTGCTCGATGCCGACTTCCACCGCAACCCGCACGAGTATCGCGGCCTCACCGGCCGGCTCTACCAGAACGGCCGCGCCGTCCGCATCCAGCAGGAGATCGTGCTGGGCATCGGCGGCATCCGGTTGCTTCGCGCGCTCGGCATCGAGACGGATGTGTACCACATGAACGAAGGCCATTGTGCCTTCCTGACCTTCGAACTGTTGCGCGAACGCCTCAGCTCGGGTAACATCCTGTCCGACAACAGCTTTTCGGAGGCCGAAGCGTGGGTGCGGGATCAGTGCGTGTTTACGACGCATACGCCGGTCATGGCCGGCCACGACCGCTTCGATCCGTCCATCTTTATCGAACAGATGGAAGGATTCCGCCAGCAGCTGGGCTTTTCGGAGCACGACCTGCTGAGCTACGGCCGGGTGCATCCGAACGACGTGCACGAACAGTTTACCATGACGGTGCTCGCCCTGAAACTGGCGCGCACCTCGAATGGCGTTTCCGCGCTGCACGGCGAGGTCGCCCGCCGGCAGTGGGCGCATATGTATCCGTCGCTCCCGGTCAGCCAGGTCCCGATCGGGCACGTGACGAACGGCGTCCACCTGCCGACCTGGACGGAACCCAGGGCGCAGGCGTTCCTCACGAAACACCTCGGCGACTGGCGCCCGCACGCGGCCGACCCGACGTTCTGGAAACGCATCGCGGAGATTTCGGATGAAGACCTCTGGGCGCTGCGTACGCAGCTGCGTCACGCGCTCATCGACGAGGTCCATTCCCAGCTCAAGACGCATTCGTATCCGTTCAACAGCCGGCTCGATCCCGAGGCGCTGACGATCGGCTTTGCGCGGCGCTTCGCGCCCTACAAACGCGCCGGTCTGCTCTTCCACGACATCGAGAGCGCCATCGCCCTCTTCGCCCGCGAAGACCGGCCGATCCAGATCCTTTACGCCGGCAAGGCGCATCCGGCCAATGACGAAGGCAAGCAGATCATCCAGCAGCTCTTCGAGGTGGCGAAACACCCCGCGATCTCCGGCAAGGTCATCGTGCTGCAGGATTACAGCATGGCCACCGGCCGGCTGCTGGTATCGGGCTGCGACGTCTGGCTGAACAATCCGCGCCGGCCCTATGAGGCCAGCGGCACCAGCGGGCAGAAGGTTACGGTGCACGGCGGACTCAACCTCTCCATCCTCGATGGTTGGTGGCCGGAAGGCTACAATGGCCAGAACGGTTGGGCGATTGGCAACGAAGCCTCCGCCGATCCGAAAGACCACGCCGTACAGGACCGCGAAGACGTCCGCTTCCTGCACGAGGTCCTCGCCAACGAGGTGATTCCGATGTTCTACAACCGCGACGCAAATGGCTTGCCCCGTCAGTGGATCGAACGGATGCGCCAGGCGATGATCACCCTGCCGGCCGCCTTCAGCGCCCAGCGGATGCTCATCGACTACATCGAGCAGATCTACCGGATGCCGAGCGCGGCGAGGGCGTGA
- a CDS encoding RNA methyltransferase, translating to MEHSLRLSDRRRKELATLLRKKGRDTWRQALVEGWRGVESVLDAGVPVLDLVASDRAANDPRLPALARRAGAPVVFAAEHVFDKLSDVQTAQGILAVVPTRYLPFEALVEKRRLLVLDGVQDPGNVGTLIRTAGWFGLDAIVTGPGTADPYHPKVMRATMGGLWDVDLADAGDLGALLASLAAAGFDLVGADLGGQAIPTWAPAERTALVLGSEAHGLSDAARRALSRRVVIAGAEGRRGAESLNVAVAGGILMHHWLGTG from the coding sequence ATGGAGCATTCGCTGCGTCTTTCGGATCGCCGGCGCAAGGAGTTGGCGACCTTGCTGCGCAAGAAAGGCCGCGATACCTGGCGGCAGGCGCTGGTGGAAGGGTGGCGCGGCGTCGAGTCGGTGCTCGATGCGGGGGTGCCGGTGCTGGACCTGGTGGCGTCCGACCGCGCGGCGAACGACCCGAGGCTGCCGGCCCTCGCGCGCCGCGCCGGCGCGCCGGTCGTCTTTGCCGCCGAACATGTCTTCGACAAGCTTTCCGACGTGCAGACGGCCCAGGGCATTCTCGCCGTGGTGCCAACGCGCTATCTCCCCTTCGAGGCGCTGGTGGAGAAACGCCGGCTGTTGGTGCTGGACGGCGTGCAGGACCCGGGAAATGTCGGCACCCTGATCCGTACCGCGGGCTGGTTCGGCCTCGACGCCATCGTGACGGGGCCGGGCACGGCCGACCCGTACCATCCGAAAGTCATGCGCGCCACCATGGGGGGGTTGTGGGACGTGGATCTGGCCGATGCCGGCGACCTCGGGGCGTTGCTGGCCTCGCTCGCCGCGGCGGGCTTCGACCTCGTGGGCGCCGATCTCGGAGGGCAAGCGATCCCGACCTGGGCGCCGGCGGAACGCACGGCGCTGGTGCTGGGCAGCGAGGCGCACGGTTTGTCGGACGCGGCGCGGAGGGCGCTCAGCCGCCGCGTCGTCATCGCCGGGGCCGAGGGGCGGCGGGGGGCCGAATCCCTCAACGTGGCGGTCGCTGGCGGCATCCTCATGCATCACTGGCTCGGAACGGGCTGA
- a CDS encoding thioredoxin fold domain-containing protein — translation MIRFFALALFSVVWLPASCQEEEVAEQIALEQVGDIPPVTWIEFQDALIAADTLGKALLVDVYATWCPWCAKMQDSVYTQDRIRSYVAEHFVTARLNVEKEDDQINFKGYTLNSAELASGFGAEATPTTVFLTSTGDYITRLPGYLDADGFMHVLRYIGTEAYKHKSFQDFVDEEAG, via the coding sequence ATGATTCGTTTTTTTGCACTCGCTCTGTTCTCCGTTGTTTGGCTTCCCGCCAGTTGTCAGGAAGAGGAGGTCGCCGAACAGATCGCTCTGGAGCAGGTCGGGGACATTCCACCGGTCACCTGGATCGAATTCCAGGATGCCCTCATCGCGGCGGACACCCTGGGCAAGGCCCTCCTCGTGGATGTGTACGCGACCTGGTGCCCCTGGTGCGCCAAAATGCAGGATTCGGTGTACACCCAGGATCGCATCCGCTCCTACGTCGCCGAGCATTTCGTGACCGCCCGCCTGAATGTGGAGAAGGAGGACGATCAGATCAACTTCAAGGGCTATACCCTCAATTCCGCCGAACTGGCGTCGGGTTTTGGCGCCGAAGCCACGCCCACGACCGTTTTTCTGACCTCGACGGGCGACTACATCACCCGGCTGCCCGGCTACCTGGACGCGGACGGGTTCATGCACGTGCTCCGCTACATCGGCACCGAGGCGTACAAGCACAAATCCTTTCAGGACTTCGTCGACGAAGAAGCCGGCTGA
- the prmC gene encoding peptide chain release factor N(5)-glutamine methyltransferase: MRYDPARSRLEHVMGDAIRLLAREDIEDARRNVEWMLCELLGVGRASLYAYPERILTAGETEALTRMLERRAGHEPLQHILGHTEFMGLRIAVSPDVLIPRHETELLVEYGLADIEGKEAPRVLDIGTGSGCIPIALKHRRPDARVFACDISEPALRIARENGAVAQTPIVWHRLDILADTLDEGAGAPFDLILSNPPYIPMEDGDSLQAEVSAFEPHLALFPGEDPLVFYRAIAGKARPALRPGGSVIVEIYSDFADQVSACFAEAGFTRIRVLDDLAGRARFVHVRTP; encoded by the coding sequence ATGAGGTACGACCCTGCCCGCTCGCGTCTGGAGCACGTTATGGGCGACGCCATCCGGCTCCTGGCCCGCGAAGACATCGAGGATGCCCGCCGCAATGTCGAATGGATGCTCTGTGAACTGCTGGGGGTCGGGCGCGCCTCGCTCTACGCCTATCCGGAGCGCATCCTCACCGCCGGCGAAACCGAGGCGCTGACCCGCATGCTGGAGCGGCGCGCCGGCCACGAACCCCTGCAGCACATCCTCGGCCACACCGAATTCATGGGCCTTCGGATCGCCGTCTCGCCGGACGTGCTGATCCCCCGCCATGAGACCGAGCTGCTCGTGGAGTACGGACTGGCCGATATCGAGGGGAAGGAAGCGCCGCGGGTGCTGGACATCGGCACCGGGAGCGGGTGCATCCCCATCGCCCTCAAACATCGCCGGCCCGACGCCCGCGTCTTCGCCTGCGACATCAGCGAGCCGGCCCTCCGCATCGCGCGGGAAAACGGCGCCGTCGCGCAGACGCCCATCGTCTGGCACCGGCTGGATATCCTGGCAGATACGCTGGATGAAGGAGCCGGCGCGCCGTTCGACCTGATCCTCTCCAATCCACCCTACATCCCGATGGAGGATGGCGACAGCCTGCAGGCGGAGGTCAGCGCATTTGAGCCGCATCTGGCGCTTTTTCCCGGCGAGGATCCCCTCGTATTCTATCGGGCCATCGCGGGGAAAGCCAGGCCGGCGCTGCGCCCGGGCGGATCCGTCATCGTCGAGATCTACTCCGACTTCGCGGATCAGGTATCGGCATGCTTCGCCGAAGCCGGCTTTACCCGCATCCGCGTGCTCGACGACCTGGCCGGCCGGGCCCGTTTCGTTCACGTTCGCACACCCTGA